A genome region from Lusitaniella coriacea LEGE 07157 includes the following:
- a CDS encoding glycoside hydrolase — protein MSHPLYVAFIWHQHQPLYKSCETSPRASGSLKNYYLPWVRLHGTKDYLDLMLILERYPKLHQTVNLVPSLILQLEDYIAGEAMDPYLEVALMPEERLNGEQKKFILKSFFDCYHRTMVDPHPRYAQLYQQRQDKGIDWCLDNWQANDYGDLLAWHNLTWIDPIFWDDEEIAGWLKQGKGFTLRDREQIYRKQREIISRIVPQHKKMQDAGQLEVTTTPYTHPILPLLADTDSGRVAIPEMTLPQQRFQYPQDIPRHLRKAWEMYKDRFGRTPRGLWPSEQSVSPAILPDIAAQGFEWICSDEAVLGWSLRHFFHRDETGNVFEPELLYRPYRLETPQGDLSIVFRDHRLSDLIGFTYGAMNPKQAASDLVGHLDAIARSLKHRQPQDGTTLAQPWLVTIALDGENCWEYYQKDGLPFLEALYQRLSNKQDIKLVTVAEFLEQFPPTETLPAEQLHSGSWVDGSFTTWIGDPAKNRAWDLLTAARRVLAQHPEATEENNPDAWEALYAAEGSDWFWWFGEGHSSNHDAMFDRLFRDHLRALYRALNEPIPPTLEEDVESHETQEEEHLPQSFIHPYIDGRGDEQDWDKAGRIEIGGARGTMHRSSEVQRLFYGLDHLNFYLRLDLKAGVKPGKELPSELHLFWFYPDLTMLNSAVPLVGVPDVAPANYLFHHHLGIDLLTESVWLEEAWEGHEWHPRTSRASVAFDRCLELAVPWADLHIEPDSSLHLIAVFADNGKFHSYLPEDRFIRLQAP, from the coding sequence ATGTCTCATCCTCTCTACGTTGCATTTATTTGGCATCAACACCAACCCCTCTATAAATCCTGTGAGACTTCGCCTAGGGCTTCTGGTTCGCTCAAGAATTATTATTTACCGTGGGTGCGATTGCACGGAACTAAAGATTATTTGGATTTAATGCTGATTTTGGAGCGCTATCCCAAGCTGCATCAAACGGTTAATTTGGTTCCTTCTCTGATTTTGCAACTAGAGGATTATATTGCTGGGGAAGCGATGGATCCCTATCTGGAAGTGGCGCTAATGCCAGAGGAAAGGCTGAATGGAGAGCAAAAGAAGTTTATCCTAAAAAGTTTTTTTGATTGCTATCATCGCACGATGGTCGATCCCCATCCCCGTTACGCCCAGTTGTATCAACAGCGTCAGGACAAAGGAATTGATTGGTGTTTGGATAACTGGCAGGCAAACGATTACGGCGATTTGCTAGCTTGGCATAATTTGACGTGGATCGATCCGATTTTTTGGGATGATGAAGAAATTGCCGGTTGGTTAAAACAGGGAAAAGGATTTACGTTGCGCGATCGCGAACAAATTTACCGCAAACAACGAGAAATTATCTCTCGCATCGTTCCCCAACACAAAAAGATGCAGGATGCGGGGCAGTTGGAAGTGACGACAACCCCTTACACGCACCCGATTTTACCCCTCCTTGCGGATACGGATTCCGGGCGCGTTGCCATCCCGGAAATGACCTTACCGCAACAGCGTTTTCAATATCCCCAAGATATTCCCCGACATCTGCGCAAAGCTTGGGAAATGTATAAAGATCGCTTCGGCAGAACGCCGCGTGGCTTATGGCCTTCAGAGCAATCGGTTAGCCCTGCGATCCTGCCGGATATTGCCGCCCAAGGCTTTGAGTGGATTTGCTCCGATGAAGCGGTTTTGGGCTGGAGTTTGCGTCACTTTTTCCATCGAGACGAAACGGGAAATGTGTTTGAACCAGAACTGCTCTATCGTCCCTATCGCCTGGAAACGCCCCAGGGCGACCTGTCTATCGTCTTTCGAGATCATCGCCTCTCGGATCTCATTGGCTTCACTTACGGGGCAATGAATCCCAAACAGGCGGCTTCTGACCTTGTGGGACATTTGGACGCGATCGCGCGATCTCTTAAACACCGACAGCCCCAAGACGGCACAACTCTTGCCCAGCCTTGGCTTGTGACCATCGCCCTCGATGGCGAAAACTGTTGGGAATACTACCAAAAAGATGGTTTGCCCTTCCTCGAAGCCCTCTACCAACGCCTCAGCAATAAGCAAGATATCAAACTCGTTACCGTTGCGGAATTCCTCGAACAATTTCCCCCCACAGAAACCCTCCCCGCCGAGCAATTACATAGCGGTTCTTGGGTGGATGGCAGTTTCACCACCTGGATTGGCGACCCCGCAAAAAATCGTGCTTGGGATTTACTCACCGCAGCGCGACGGGTTCTCGCTCAACACCCAGAAGCCACCGAAGAAAACAATCCCGACGCTTGGGAAGCCTTGTACGCAGCAGAAGGATCGGATTGGTTTTGGTGGTTTGGAGAAGGACACAGCTCGAACCACGATGCCATGTTCGACCGCTTGTTTCGCGACCATCTTCGAGCCTTATATCGCGCTCTCAATGAACCCATTCCCCCCACCCTAGAGGAGGATGTTGAATCCCACGAAACCCAGGAAGAAGAACACCTTCCTCAAAGTTTTATTCACCCCTACATTGATGGGAGAGGCGACGAACAGGATTGGGATAAAGCCGGACGGATTGAAATTGGTGGCGCGCGGGGAACAATGCACCGTAGCAGCGAGGTACAACGGTTATTTTACGGACTGGATCACCTCAACTTTTACTTGCGTTTAGACCTCAAAGCAGGAGTCAAACCCGGTAAAGAACTCCCTTCAGAGTTGCATCTATTTTGGTTTTATCCCGATCTGACAATGCTTAATAGTGCCGTTCCTCTCGTTGGCGTTCCTGATGTTGCTCCTGCGAACTATCTTTTCCACCACCACCTCGGCATTGATTTGTTAACAGAATCGGTTTGGTTGGAAGAGGCATGGGAAGGCCATGAATGGCACCCGCGAACCAGCCGCGCGAGTGTTGCTTTCGATCGTTGTCTGGAATTAGCCGTTCCCTGGGCAGATTTACACATTGAACCGGACTCTTCCCTGCATTTAATTGCAGTCTTTGCGGATAATGGCAAGTTTCACAGCTATTTACCGGAAGATCGATTCATTCGATTGCAAGCGCCTTAA
- a CDS encoding DUF1653 domain-containing protein, whose amino-acid sequence MMELKLNSVYRHHKGKYYKTLLVCWNASNSSSPSNKLVIYQTLYEDKEYGNQSIWARPIEEFQELHDGVNPRFEFVCELPTAITL is encoded by the coding sequence ATGATGGAATTAAAATTAAATTCAGTCTATCGGCATCATAAAGGAAAATATTACAAAACTCTTCTAGTTTGTTGGAACGCAAGCAATTCTAGTTCGCCATCAAATAAATTAGTGATTTATCAAACATTATATGAAGATAAAGAATACGGCAATCAATCAATATGGGCTAGACCGATAGAGGAATTCCAAGAGCTTCATGATGGCGTTAATCCAAGATTTGAGTTTGTTTGTGAATTGCCTACAGCAATTACATTGTGA
- a CDS encoding response regulator yields the protein MRLLLVEDDELLAQDLRTALSEQNYVVDIANDGEEGWDYAQSFTYDLMLLDVSLPKLDGIDLCRRLRNERYNNPILLLTAKDASEHKVMGLDAGADDYVVKPCTIPELFARIRALLRRRSDSGAPILCWGELQLEPSSREVTYRDKSLNLSPTEYRLLELFMRNPKRVFSKSAILEHLWSFDDPPNEDTIRAHIKGLRRRIKAAKAEDVIETVYGVGYRLKPLPEHKPQKQEQTLAAVAQAWERFKKPTLERLGAVEDAIAAWKGETLTEDARALAEQQAHKLAGSLGMYGFTEASHFARDLELGLEKLKERDRTQVSDLQTLATRLRQELEQPRNESQSLEGEVTQTSIALHPGNRLESSPLLLVVDDDRVLTKAIQSEASHRNLRIKVADTIAHARMAIEREVPNIILLDLTFSNESSEGISLLKELKEHHPTIPVLVFTLRDGFSDRVNVARLGGKAFLVKPMKPAQILEAVADVLKYSCPPEATVLAVDDDPMLLSGLEQFLAPWGVKLQTLEDPREFWETLEASPPDLLILDVDMPHINGIELCKVVRNDSTWHQLPILFLSAKRDRETVHRIYEAGADDYISKPVTEPELVTRIFNRLERTRLLRSLAETDPLTGVANRSRAERELDRYLRLAQRYDRPLCLALLDLDGFKAINDRYGHSTGDRVLQRIGQLLRMTFKSEDIVSRWGGAEFVIGMYGFDRNEGIQRLEELLEIVRNEVFPIAGQEKPLQVTISAGVAEYPKQGSDLQALYQTADAALTRAKIQGRDRAALSFEDS from the coding sequence ATGAGACTGCTACTGGTTGAAGATGATGAGCTACTCGCTCAGGATTTGCGAACTGCGTTAAGCGAACAGAATTATGTGGTTGATATTGCCAACGATGGTGAGGAAGGTTGGGATTACGCCCAGTCTTTCACCTATGACTTAATGCTTCTCGATGTCAGCCTTCCCAAGTTAGATGGAATCGACCTGTGTCGGCGACTGCGCAACGAGCGCTACAATAACCCGATTCTCCTGCTGACCGCGAAGGATGCCAGCGAACATAAAGTAATGGGATTAGATGCAGGCGCTGACGATTATGTGGTCAAACCCTGTACGATTCCCGAACTCTTTGCTCGCATTCGCGCGCTGCTGCGCCGCCGTAGCGACTCTGGCGCGCCGATCTTGTGTTGGGGAGAGTTGCAACTCGAACCGAGTTCCCGCGAAGTTACCTATCGGGACAAATCCTTAAACCTTTCCCCCACAGAATACCGCTTGCTGGAGCTATTTATGCGCAATCCCAAGCGGGTTTTTAGTAAAAGCGCGATCCTCGAACATTTGTGGTCTTTTGACGATCCGCCCAATGAAGATACCATTCGCGCGCATATTAAAGGGCTGCGACGCAGAATTAAGGCAGCAAAGGCAGAAGATGTGATTGAAACGGTTTATGGGGTGGGATATCGCCTCAAACCCTTACCCGAACATAAACCCCAGAAACAAGAGCAAACCCTTGCCGCCGTTGCTCAAGCCTGGGAGCGCTTCAAAAAGCCCACCCTAGAGCGCCTGGGTGCCGTTGAAGACGCGATCGCGGCTTGGAAGGGGGAAACTCTCACAGAAGATGCACGCGCCCTAGCAGAGCAGCAGGCGCACAAATTAGCAGGGTCTTTAGGGATGTATGGGTTTACCGAAGCCTCTCATTTCGCTCGCGACTTGGAGTTGGGACTAGAAAAACTTAAAGAGCGCGATCGAACGCAAGTTAGCGATTTGCAAACCCTAGCGACGCGCTTGCGCCAGGAATTGGAACAACCCAGGAACGAGAGCCAATCCCTTGAAGGAGAAGTCACGCAGACTTCAATAGCCCTGCACCCTGGCAATCGATTAGAATCGTCGCCCCTTTTACTCGTGGTAGATGACGATCGCGTGTTAACCAAAGCCATTCAAAGCGAGGCTTCCCATCGAAATCTTCGCATTAAAGTGGCAGACACGATCGCCCACGCACGCATGGCAATCGAGCGAGAAGTACCGAATATCATCCTGCTCGATCTCACCTTTTCCAACGAATCAAGCGAAGGAATCTCCCTGCTCAAAGAATTAAAAGAACACCATCCCACAATTCCCGTTCTTGTTTTTACATTGCGAGATGGCTTTAGCGATCGCGTGAATGTTGCCCGTTTGGGAGGGAAAGCGTTTCTGGTAAAACCCATGAAACCCGCTCAAATCCTAGAAGCTGTGGCAGACGTGTTGAAATATAGCTGTCCCCCAGAAGCAACGGTTCTAGCCGTTGACGACGATCCCATGCTCCTAAGCGGACTCGAACAATTTCTTGCTCCTTGGGGAGTTAAACTACAAACCCTAGAAGATCCCCGCGAATTCTGGGAAACCCTCGAAGCTTCGCCGCCGGATTTGCTCATTCTCGATGTGGATATGCCCCATATTAACGGCATCGAACTGTGTAAAGTGGTTCGCAACGATAGTACTTGGCATCAACTGCCCATTCTCTTTCTCTCCGCTAAACGCGATCGCGAAACGGTTCATCGCATTTATGAAGCGGGTGCGGATGATTACATTTCCAAACCCGTTACCGAACCGGAATTAGTCACGCGAATTTTTAATCGTCTAGAACGCACTCGCCTCCTGCGCAGTTTAGCCGAAACCGATCCCCTAACCGGCGTTGCCAATCGCTCCCGTGCCGAGCGCGAATTGGATCGCTATCTGCGCCTCGCCCAGCGCTACGATCGACCCCTATGCCTTGCCCTACTAGATTTAGACGGTTTCAAAGCGATTAACGATCGCTACGGTCACTCCACGGGAGATCGCGTCCTCCAGCGTATCGGTCAATTGCTGCGGATGACTTTTAAAAGCGAAGATATCGTTTCTCGGTGGGGCGGGGCAGAATTCGTAATCGGAATGTATGGATTCGATCGCAACGAAGGCATCCAGCGCCTCGAAGAACTCCTGGAAATCGTTCGCAACGAGGTTTTTCCCATTGCAGGGCAAGAAAAGCCCTTACAGGTCACAATCAGTGCTGGCGTGGCAGAGTATCCCAAACAGGGAAGCGACTTGCAAGCCCTCTATCAAACAGCAGATGCCGCCCTCACCCGTGCAAAAATACAAGGGCGCGATCGCGCGGCGCTCTCTTTTGAAGATAGTTAA